The Saprospiraceae bacterium genome contains the following window.
AAATCCTGGAAGCCTTGTTTTTAATGTATGGTTCGATTAAACTAAAAAAAGAGCAATTAGCCGAACTTGGATTTAATTTTAATTACTTCACACAAATCAAACGCGTGCGGGGTATGCACAATTATTTTGTATGCTATGACTTTGCGTACCTTTGTACAAATGAGGACGACGTTCAAATTAAAAATTTGCTGCTTCGAAAATTAAAATTGCATGCATCATTTTAAAGCCCCCATCGAAAAATTTAAAAAACAAGGTGAAAAAACCGGATGGACCTATATTGACATTCCACAAGCGGTTGCAGAAAAAATAAATCCGGGAGTTCGCAAATCGTTTCGCATTAAAGGTACGTTAGACCAGTTTGCATTTGAAGGATATAATATACTCCCAATGGGGGAAGGAAATTTTATTCTGCCCCTCAATAACCACATTCGCAAAGCCATACGAAAAAAACAGGGTGACGTAATTTCCGTTAGCATCGAATACGATCCAACTGAATACACCTTGAATGCTGATTTTCAGGAATGCCTTGAAATCGAACCCGCTGCCGCTGTTTTTTTTAAAACACTGACCCGAGCCCATCAAAATTATTTTAGCAAATGGATCGAAAGTGCAAAAACATCCAACACCCGTCAACAACGAATTGCCGAAGCCATCAATGCCCTACGCCAAAAACAAGCTTATCCAGAAATGATGCGTGCCAGGAAAAAGGAATTGTAAATTGCGAAATTGACTTTAAAACAAAAATTTAAAAAGCAATTCGCCCTATAAATAGTCAACACTTCCTTTTGCAATCCAAATGTTTTATAAAGTCTTAGTTGATATTAAAAAACACACTTATATTTCGTCCCATGAGTAGTCGGGATGTACTTTACGCTCCCATAATTCGTCTCGCAAGTACGCGGAATGTATGCTAAGCTACTATAATTCTTAATTAATAAACATGCTGTCCACCATTGATCGCATAATTCGCTCCTGTAATGTAAGCGGATTTTTCAGATGCAAGAAATGAAACCAGATGTGCAATTTCTTCGGTACCGCCCAATCTACCCATGGGGATTTGTTCGACAATTTTATTGCGGACTTCTTCTCGCACGGCCATCACCATATCCGTGGCAATGTAACCCGGTGAAATGGTATTGACAGTAATCCCCTTTTTTGCAACTTCCATAGCTAGCGATTTTGTAAATCCATGCATCCCTGCTTTAGCAGCTGAATAATTTGTTTGTCCAAATTGTCCGCGTTGTCCGTTGACTGAAGAAATATTTATAATCCTTCCATACCCTTTGGCTATCATATCTTCAATGACATGGCGCACACAATAAAACGCACTGTTTAAATTTGTATTAATTACTTCCTGCCATTGACTCAATTGCATTTTCCAAATTGGGGTATCCCGGGTAATCCCAGCATTATTGATTAATACGGCAACCGGTCCGTATTGTTCTTTTATTGAGCGTACCATATCCCCCACTTCATCAAAAGAGGTTACATCCCCTTTGACCATTGCACAATCATAACCTAATGCAAAATTCTTATCATGCCATCGGGATGCAGTTTCTTCATTCCGGTAATTGGCTACTACAAAAAAACCATCATCCAATAATTTTTGACACATGGCCGTACCCAATCCTCCGGTTGCTCCAGTGACCAGAGCGATGTTTTTATCTTTTACTTCTTTAAAACTCATACTTAAAATTTATGTGTAATTAAAAAATAGAATTGTTTTCTTCAATCCCAGAATAGTCCTTAGCAATCCGAAAAATCATTCATTCGAAAATAAATTTTATACTTTTATCCATTTGCTTCAATTTTCTCTAAAAGCGGATTGAGTCGTTCTTCCAAACTCAGTGCTTCATCTATTTGT
Protein-coding sequences here:
- a CDS encoding DUF1905 domain-containing protein — protein: MHHFKAPIEKFKKQGEKTGWTYIDIPQAVAEKINPGVRKSFRIKGTLDQFAFEGYNILPMGEGNFILPLNNHIRKAIRKKQGDVISVSIEYDPTEYTLNADFQECLEIEPAAAVFFKTLTRAHQNYFSKWIESAKTSNTRQQRIAEAINALRQKQAYPEMMRARKKEL
- the phbB gene encoding acetoacetyl-CoA reductase, coding for MSFKEVKDKNIALVTGATGGLGTAMCQKLLDDGFFVVANYRNEETASRWHDKNFALGYDCAMVKGDVTSFDEVGDMVRSIKEQYGPVAVLINNAGITRDTPIWKMQLSQWQEVINTNLNSAFYCVRHVIEDMIAKGYGRIINISSVNGQRGQFGQTNYSAAKAGMHGFTKSLAMEVAKKGITVNTISPGYIATDMVMAVREEVRNKIVEQIPMGRLGGTEEIAHLVSFLASEKSAYITGANYAINGGQHVY